One region of Juglans microcarpa x Juglans regia isolate MS1-56 chromosome 7S, Jm3101_v1.0, whole genome shotgun sequence genomic DNA includes:
- the LOC121241076 gene encoding ETHYLENE INSENSITIVE 3-like 3 protein — MEQHLMMVDDTLGYSSDIEVDDIRYENIAEKDVSDEEIEAEELEKRMWKDCVKLKRIKERQKLVVQQAADKQKPKSTTDLAQRKKMSRAQDGILKYMLKLMEVCKARGFVYGIIPEKGKPVSGASDNIRAWWKEKVKFDKNGLAAIAKYEAECLAMSEADDIRNGNSQSILQDLQDATLGSLLSSLMQHCDPPQRKFPLDKGLAPPWWPTGNEDWWAKLALPHGQSPPYKKPHDLKKMWKVGVLTAVIKHMSPDIAKIRRHVRQSKCLQDKMTAKESAIWLGVLSREEALIQQPSSDNGTSGVTDLRRGGHGGNKRAAISSESDYDVDGVGDGVGSVSSKDGRRNQLTDVETSDNQHNTTPVQDEDTGEKRNRRKRGRFRSKFADQLPATSHNEHPHIEPRITVPHVNHTEGQLVGFQTHGDQQEDETMTDLRPLEKNIGQLQLPASESNHFSSLPSENVVSTQSMHVDGRPLLYPVVQNTEILHGNAGNFYSPSVKYGNTHDWQQSQIRPEEVGVHAPTTDRSGNEIPVGDLHYYAKDTFNNEQHQHIDPQFGSAIDTLSSDCGGLNSPFDFGIDGISQFDDLLRDEDLIQYFGA; from the coding sequence ATGGAGCAGCACCTTATGATGGTTGATGACACATTGGGCTACAGTTCAGATATAGAAGTTGACGACATAAGGTATGAAAACATAGCGGAGAAAGATGTTAGTGATGAAGAGATTGAAGCAGAAGAATTGGAGAAGCGGATGTGGAAAGACTGTGTCAAACTCAAAAGGATTAAGGAAAGACAAAAACTTGTAGTGCAGCAAGCTGCAGACAAGCAGAAGCCAAAGTCGACCACTGATCTGGCTCAACGGAAGAAGATGTCTAGAGCACAAGATGGCATTCTCAAGTATATGCTGAAGCTGATGGAAGTGTGCAAAGCTCGCGGATTTGTGTATGGTATCATTCCTGAGAAGGGTAAGCCAGTGAGTGGTGCTTCAGATAACATTAGAGCTTGGTGGAAAGAAAAGGTGAAGTTTGATAAGAATGGGCTAGCAGCCATAGCCAAGTATGAAGCTGAGTGCCTTGCCATGAGTGAGGCAGATGATATACGAAATGGGAACTCTCAAAGCATTCTCCAAGATCTGCAAGATGCAACTCTCGGATCGCTTTTATCTTCTTTGATGCAACACTGTGATCCCCCTCAAAGGAAGTTCCCACTAGATAAGGGACTTGCGCCTCCTTGGTGGCCAACTGGAAATGAAGATTGGTGGGCGAAATTAGCATTGCCCCATGGTCAAAGCCCTCCTTATAAGAAACCACATGATTTAAAGAAGATGTGGAAAGTTGGAGTGTTAACAGCTGTAATAAAGCATATGTCTCCTGATATTGCAAAGATAAGGAGGCATGTCCGCCAGTCAAAGTGCTTACAGGATAAGATGACAGCCAAGGAGAGTGCAATATGGTTGGGAGTTTTAAGCAGAGAGGAAGCCCTCATTCAGCAGCCAAGTAGTGATAATGGGACATCTGGTGTAACTGATTTGCGACGAGGTGGCCATGGTGGAAATAAGCGAGCTGCAATTAGTAGTGAGAGTGACTATGATGTAGATGGCGTTGGTGATGGTGTTGGTTCTGTTTCATCTAAAGATGGTCGGAGAAATCAACTGACAGATGTAGAAACTTCAGACAATCAACACAATACTACTCCTGTCCAAGATGAAGATACAGGGGAAAAACGAAATAGGAGAAAAAGAGGCCGTTTCAGATCAAAATTTGCTGATCAATTGCCTGCAACGTCTCACAATGAACATCCACATATTGAGCCAAGAATCACTGTGCCTCATGTAAACCACACTGAAGGGCAGTTAGTTGGATTCCAGACCCATGGTGATCAGCAGGAAGATGAAACAATGACAGATTTGAGGCCCCTGGAGAAAAATATTGGCCAACTCCAGTTGCCTGCTTCTGAATCGAATCATTTCTCGTCTCTACCTTCTGAAAATGTAGTTTCCACCCAGAGCATGCATGTGGATGGGAGGCCTTTGCTTTATCCTGTGGTGCAAAACACAGAGATCCTTCATGGAAATGCCGGCAACTTTTATAGTCCATCGGTGAAATACGGGAACACTCATGACTGGCAGCAGTCGCAGATTAGGCCAGAGGAAGTTGGAGTCCATGCACCAACAACGGATAGAAGTGGAAATGAGATTCCTGTTGGAGATTTGCACTACTATGCAAAGGACACGTTTAATAACGAGCAACATCAACATATTGATCCGCAGTTTGGGTCTGCCATTGATACCCTGTCATCGGACTGTGGAGGATTGAACAGCCCCTTCGATTTTGGAATTGATGGCATAAGTCAATTTGATGACCTTTTACGCGACGAAGATTTGATCCAATACTTTGGTGCTTAA
- the LOC121241077 gene encoding pentatricopeptide repeat-containing protein At1g06143 produces the protein MKSAIKLNRISIAKTVLHPPNPPTQKETILNQLKKCSSVKNLEYVYASMIKTNANQDCFLLNQFVGACSALSKIDYAVSAFLQMENPNVFVYNAMIRAFSHCFYPAQAFECYVDMLRADVMPTSYTFSSLIKACSSVSALGFGEAIQCQVWKNGFSSHVFVQTALIDFYSNLGKIGTSKRVFDEMVERDVFTWTVMVSAHVRAWDLSSARRLFEEMPERNTATWNTIIDGYARVGNVESAELLFNQMPARDIISWTTMITCYTQNRRYREALAVFNEMTSNGISPDQVTMATVISACAHLGALDLGNEIYLYVLQNGFDLDVYIGSALIDMYAKCGSLDRSLLVFFKLREKNLFCWNSVIEGLAVHGFAYEALKMFSRMEMEKIKPNGVTFISVLSACTHAGLVEEGRRRFLSMGSDYSIPHEVGHYGCMVDLLSKAGLLRDALELIRTMKVEPNSAVWGALLGGCKLHRNLEIAQVAVNELMVLEPNNSGYYNLVVNMYAEVNRWGEVAKIRAAMKYLGVEKSSPGSSCIEMGRKIHQFAASDKTHPAYNEIYLVLAQLEGLLKLAGYVPELTWGI, from the coding sequence ATGAAATCTGCAATTAAACTTAACCGTATTTCAATTGCGAAAACAGTACTTCATCCGCCAAACCCACCCACCCAAAAAGAAACTATTTTGAATCAGCTGAAGAAATGTTCTAGCGTGAAGAACCTGGAATATGTATATGCCTCAATGATCAAAACCAATGCAAACCAAGATTGTTTCTTGCTGAACCAGTTTGTGGGTGCCTGTTCGGCCCTTTCGAAAATAGACTATGCAGTTTCAGCATTTCTACAGATGGAAAATCCAAATGTTTTTGTCTATAATGCGATGATAAGAGCCTTTTCTCATTGTTTTTACCCAGCTCAAGCTTTCGAGTGTTACGTAGATATGTTAAGAGCTGATGTTATGCCAACGAGTTATACATTCTCGTCGTTGATTAAGGCTTGTAGCTCAGTATCGGCTCTTGGGTTCGGTGAAGCTATACAGTGTCAAGTTTGGAAAAATGGGTTTAGTTCACATGTGTTTGTTCAGACTGCTTTGATTGATTTCTACTCGAATTTGGGTAAAATTGGTACATCGAAAAGGGTGTTTGATGAAATGGTTGAAAGAGATGTTTTCACATGGACCGTGATGGTTTCGGCTCATGTTCGGGCATGGGATTTGAGTTCTGCGAGGAGATTGTTTGAGGAGATGCCTGAGAGGAATACTGCTACATGGAACACTATAATTGATGGGTACGCAAGAGTGGGGAATGTGGAGTCTGCGGAGTTGCTGTTCAATCAGATGCCCGCAAGGGATATAATCTCGTGGACGACCATGATCACCTGCTATACTCAGAACAGGAGATATAGAGAAGCATTGGCagtatttaatgaaatgacAAGCAATGGGATCAGTCCTGACCAAGTGACCATGGCAACTGTTATATCGGCTTGTGCCCATCTTGGAGCACTCGATTTAGGAAATGAAATATATCTTTATGTATTGCAGAATGGGTTTGATCTTGATGTTTATATTGGGTCTGCATTGATTGATATGTATGCCAAGTGTGGGAGCTTAGATAGATCACTTTTGGTGTTCTTCAAGTTGCGGGAAAAGAACCTGTTTTGTTGGAATTCAGTAATTGAAGGGCTTGCAGTTCACGGATTTGCATATGAAGCACTAAAGATGTTTAGTaggatggagatggagaagatCAAACCAAATGGGGTCACTTTTATCAGTGTTCTCAGCGCCTGCACACACGCAGGACTAGTTGAAGAAGGTCGTAGGAGGTTTCTGAGCATGGGCAGTGATTATTCGATCCCGCACGAAGTTGGACACTACGGATGCATGGTTGATCTACTGAGCAAAGCGGGCTTGCTTAGAGATGCACTAGAGTTGATAAGAACCATGAAAGTTGAACCCAACTCCGCTGTCTGGGGTGCCTTGTTGGGTGGGTGTAAGCTTCATAGGAACTTGGAGATTGCTCAAGTTGCTGTTAATGAACTGATGGTTTTAGAGCCAAACAACAGTGGCTATTACAACCTTGTGGTTAATATGTATGCCGAGGTAAATAGATGGGGTGAGGTTGCAAAAATCCGGGCAGCCATGAAATATCTAGGGGTAGAAAAGAGTAGTCCTGGATCCAGTTGTATTGAAATGGGAAGGAAGATTCATCAGTTTGCAGCATCTGATAAAACTCACCCAGCTTATAATGAAATTTACTTGGTGCTGGCTCAGTTGGAAGGGCTGCTGAAGCTAGCTGGCTATGTACCTGAACTAACATGGGGGATTTAG
- the LOC121241075 gene encoding pentatricopeptide repeat-containing protein At3g62890-like translates to MGHWPNISPIFTVTMKRCYSPFKGPFPSYHKPISLLDSCKSMEQIKQAHAHLITTGLLLSPIRANKFLEKLAFSSFGSILYARQVFDQIPFPDLFLHNTMIKAHSLSSTSSYDSMIIFRSVVRRLSLTPNRYTFVFLFKACGNSLGLLEGEQVRVHAIKVGMENNVFVNNALIGMYANWGLVEEARRMFDCSVERDLYSWNIMVGGYVGTGNMDRALEWFDRMPERDVVSWSTIIAGYVQVGCFLEALDLFHKMLQTGPKPNEFTLVSVLAACANLVALDQGRWIHVYIERGDIKMNEQLLASLIDMYAKCGQIEFASKVFCNGRGLRRKVWPWNAVIGGFSMHGKSKEAIEIFEQMKLEKVSPNKVTFIAMLNACSHGNMVDEGRGYFESMASCYGIEPEIEHYGCMVDLLGRAGFLEEAEEIISSMPMAPDAAIWGALLGACRIHRDMERGERIGKILKELDPNHIGCRVLLANIYSTSRRWNEAKVVREEIELNGRKKIPGCSSIELNGVFHQFLVGDRSHPQTKQLYLFLDEMTTKLKIAGYVPQFGDVLLDIDDEEDKETALSKHSEKLAIAFGLMNTAPHTPIRIVKNLRVCGDCHEATKFISKVYDREIIVRDRIRYHHFKKGICSCKDYW, encoded by the exons ATGGGCCATTGGCCTAACATTTCCCCGATTTTCACCGTTACAATGAAACGTTGTTACTCCCCCTTCAAAGGACCCTTTCCTTCATATCATAAACCCATCTCTCTTCTCGATTCATGTAAATCAATGGAACAGATCAAGCAAGCACATGCCCACCTGATCACCACCGGCCTTCTCCTGAGCCCTATCCGAGCCAATAAATTCCTTGAAAAGCTTGCCTTTTCAAGCTTTGGCTCCATCCTGTATGCACGCCAAGTGTTTGATCAAATCCCTTTTCCAGACCTCTTCCTCCACAACACAATGATCAAAGCTCATTCACTGTCTTCCACTTCTTCCTACGACTCTATGATTATATTTCGGTCAGTGGTCCGGCGTCTGAGCCTTACGCCTAATCGTTAcacttttgtgtttttgtttaaaGCATGTGGGAACAGTTTGGGGTTATTGGAGGGTGAGCAAGTTCGAGTTCATGCCATAAAAGTTGGGATGGAGAATAATGTGTTTGTTAACAATGCATTGATTGGGATGTATGCGAATTGGGGCTTGGTTGAGGAGGCCAGAAGGATGTTTGATTGCAGCGTGGAGCGGGATTTGTATTCATGGAATATTATGGTTGGTGGGTACGTAGGGACAGGTAATATGGATCGAGCTCTGGAGTGGTTTGATCGAATGCCTGAACGAGATGTTGTATCATGGAGTACTATCATAGCTGGTTACGTCCAG GTGGGTTGTTTCCTGGAGGCCTTGGATCTCTTCCACAAGATGCTGCAAACAGGTCCTAAACCCAATGAGTTTACCCTGGTAAGTGTCCTGGCAGCCTGTGCAAATCTAGTGGCATTGGATCAAGGAAGGTGGATCCATGTCTATATTGAAAGGGGTGATATCAAGATGAATGAGCAATTGCTAGCTAGCCTAATAGACATGTATGCAAAGTGTGGACAGATCGAATTTGCATCAAAGGTTTTCTGCAATGGACGTGGTCTAAGGAGGAAGGTTTGGCCTTGGAATGCCGTAATTGGTGGTTTTTCAATGCATGGAAAATCCAAGGAAGCAAttgaaatttttgaacaaatgaaGCTTGAAAAAGTTTCTCCGAATAAGGTGACTTTTATTGCCATGTTAAATGCTTGCAGCCACGGAAATATGGTCGATGAAGGAAGAGGTTATTTTGAGTCCATGGCAAGTTGTTATGGAATTGAGCCTGAGATAGAGCATTATGGGTGTATGGTAGATCTACTGGGCCGTGCTGGATTCTTGGAGGAAGCTGAAGAGATCATATCTAGCATGCCAATGGCTCCAGATGCTGCCATATGGGGAGCATTACTTGGTGCTTGTAGAATCCATAGAGACATGGAAAGGGGAGAGAGAATAGGAAAGATATTAAAAGAACTGGATCCTAACCATATCGGCTGTCGTGTTCTTTTGGCTAATATTTATTCTACTTCCAGGAGATGGAATGAAGCAAAGGTTGTGAGAGAGGAGATTGAATTaaatggaagaaagaaaatcCCAGGTTGCAGCTCCATTGAATTAAATGGTGTGTTCCATCAATTCCTTGTGGGAGATAGATCCCATCCCCAGACTAAACAGCTCTACTTGTTCTTAGATGAGATGACAACTAAGTTGAAGATTGCTGGTTATGTTCCACAATTTGGAGACGTTTTGcttgatattgatgatgaggaagataaaGAGACAGCCCTATCTAAACATAGTGAGAAGTTAGCTATTGCTTTTGGCTTGATGAACACAGCACCCCACACCCCAATTCGAATTGTAAAGAACTTACGAGTTTGTGGGGACTGCCATGAAGCAACAAAGTTCATCTCCAAAGTTTATGATCGAGAGATTATTGTCAGGGACAGGATTAGATATCACCATTTTAAAAAGGGAATCTGTTCTTGTAAAGACTATTGGTAG
- the LOC121241078 gene encoding putative disease resistance protein At3g14460: protein MEFYGSGSSTFKPFEALKVLKFRDMPDWKNWLCFDSENEGEAFPRLEELYILKCPELTGGLPIHLPSLAKLEIVECLQLEASLPRSPTLHQMMLTNFNEVLLNELPSGLLQKVVLKGCVALRSLPEGMMGSSSPLQELEIDGCCSLMLLSDDGLPSTLETLKISNCKKLEFPVHFNYSSLKQLYLGNSCDSLKCFPVNLIVEIDIFTIYGFENLESLTDSEQHESDSAASIIRIENCPNFVSFPDGGLRAQKLKTFEINGCGSLRSLPNKMHLLLPSLKSLFISECPMLQSFGEGDLPTNLKSISIKHCDKLVASRTTWGLQKLSSLQELYIHGKCKDMESFPEPASVPITITSLTISGFSNMTSLDNLGLQHLTSLESMWIYDCPNLKFLPKDGFLVSISLLDISKCPLLEKLLQNKKGKEWRKVAHISHIRITYKTI from the exons ATGGAGTTCTATGGTAGCGGTTCTTCTACGTTTAAGCCATTCGAAGCCTTGAAAGTTCTAAAGTTCCGAGACATGCCAGATTGGAAAAATTGgttatgttttgattctgaaaaTGAAGGTGAAGCTTTTCCTCGTCTTGAAGAGCTTTATATTCTTAAGTGCCCCGAGCTAACAGGAGGGTTGCCCATCCATCTTCCTTCTTTAGCCAAACTTGAGATTGTTGAATGTTTGCAGCTGGAGGCCTCACTCCCAAGGTCTCCTACTCTACATCAAATGATGTTAACGAATTTTAATGAGGTTCTGTTAAATGAATTGCCATCTGGATTATTGCAAAAAGTAGTACTTAAAGGATGTGTTGCATTACGGTCCCTACCGGAGGGAATGATGGGTTCCAGCAGTCCTCTTCAAGAATTGGAAATCGATGGTTGTTGCTCGCTCATGTTACTTTCCGATGATGGTCTACCCTCCACATTAGAAACTCTTAAGATTTCAAACTGTAAGAAGTTAGAATTCCCAGTGCACTTCAACTATTCATCCCTCAAACAGTTGTACTTGGGAAATAGTTGTGATTCTCTTAAGTGCTTTCCAGTAAACTTAATTGTAGAGATCGATATTTTCACCATCTATGGATTTGAGAATCTGGAGTCTCTTACTGATTCAGAACAACATGAAAGTGATTCAGCCGCCTCGATTATAAGAATCGAGAATTGCCCTAATTTCGTATCATTTCCAGATGGAGGCCTGCGTGcccaaaaattgaaaacatttgAGATAAATGGTTGTGGGAGTTTAAGGTCATTGCCTAACAAGATGCACCTACTCCTTCCATCTCTTAAGTCACTATTTATCAGTGAGTGTCCAATGCTACAATCATTTGGTGAAGGGGACTTGCCTACCAATTTAAAATCGATTTCCATCAAACATTGTGACAAACTCGTTGCCTCTCGAACGACATGGGGTCTGCAAAAACTCTCCTCTCTTCAAGAATTGTACATCCATGGCAAATGCAAAGATATGGAATCTTTTCCAGAGCCGGCGTCGGTGCCCATAACCATAACTAGTCTTACTATCTCTGGATTTTCAAATATGAC ATCTTTGGACAACTTGGGCCTTCAACACCTCACCTCTCTTGAGAGCATGTGGATCTATGATTGTCCTAATCTGAAGTTCTTGCCAAAAGATGGGTTTCTTGTCTCCATTTCTTTACTAGATATCAGCAAATGTCCACTATTGGAGAAAttgttacaaaataaaaaaggaaaagaatggcGCAAGGTTGCTCACATCTCCCACATAAGGATTACTTATAAAACGATTTGA